One window from the genome of Oryza glaberrima chromosome 3, OglaRS2, whole genome shotgun sequence encodes:
- the LOC127767730 gene encoding U-box domain-containing protein 4-like isoform X1, which translates to MVSILVTALFGLLCVLAIAVVEGRKKSRRDHGHDEHCCEIYQEMSLWKHPAAAGDGEVVETVVELLARVRGMVPPALGAAGAAEGFPGRWKAIAAKLEGLPACLSDLSSHPCFAKNALCRELLQSVAATLAEAAELAARCREPPAAGKLQMQSAIDALAGKLDLNLRDCALLVKTGVLSDAFTPPPPTDEATSTATAAQADVRELLARLQIGHTEAKSRAVDGLLEALNKDEKSVLSVLGRANVAALVQLLTAPATKVREKAATVICQLAESGGCEGLLVSEGALPPLIRLAESGSLLGREKAVITLQRLSMSSDTARAIAGHGGARPLIEMCQTGDSISQSAAAGALKNLSAVPEVRQALADEGIVRVMVGLLDCGTVLGSKEHAADCLQNLTSSSDSFRRAVVSDGGLRSLLVYLDGPLPQESAVSALRNLVSAVSPDSLVSLGVLPRLAHVLRVGSTGAQQAAAAAICRISTTTDMKRVVGEHGCVPLLVRMLDAKSNGAREVAAQAMASLVGYPPNAREVRRDGKSVPCLVQLLDPSPANTAKKYAIACLLSLAAAKRCKKLMISHGAIGYLKKLSDMDVAGAKKLLERLERGKLRSLFSRD; encoded by the coding sequence ATCACGGGCACGACGAGCACTGCTGCGAAATCTACCAGGAGATGAGTCTATGGAAGCATCCGGCCGCGGCCGGagacggcgaggtggtggagACGGTGGTCGAGCTGCTCGCGCGCGTCCGGGGGATGGTGCCTCCGGCGCtgggcgcggccggcgcggcggagggctTCCCGGGGCGGTGGAAGGCGATCGCCGCGAAGCTGGAGGGGCTCCCGGCGTGCCTGTCCGACCTGTCCAGCCACCCTTGCTTCGCCAAGAACGCGCTGTGCCGCGAGCTGCTGCAGTCGGTGGCCGCCACgctcgcggaggcggcggagctcgcggCGCGGTGCCGGGAGCCGCCGGCTGCCGGGAAGCTGCAGATGCAGAGCGCCATCGACGCGCTCGCCGGTAAGCTGGACCTCAACCTCCGGGACTGCGCGCTGCTTGTCAAGACCGGCGTGCTGTCCGATGCcttcacgccgccgcctccgaccgacgaggcgacgtcgacggcgacggcggcgcaggcggacGTGCGTGAGCTGCTCGCGAGGCTGCAGATCGGGCACACCGAGGCGAAGAGCCGGGCGGTGGATGGTCTTCTCGAGGCGCTCAACAAGGACGAGAAGAGCGTCCTCTCGGTGCTTGGTCGCGCCAATGTCGCCGCTCTGGTGCAGCTGctcacggcgccggcgaccaagGTGCGGGAGAAGGCCGCCACGGTGATATGCCAGCTTGCGGAGTCCGGCGGCTGCGAGGGGCTACTCGTGTCGGAgggcgcgctgccgccgctcatCCGGTTGGCCGAGTCCGGCAGCCTCCTCGGCCGTGAGAAGGCCGTCATCACGCTGCAGCGCCTATCCATGTCATCTGAcaccgcccgcgccattgccgggCACGGTGGCGCACGCCCGCTCATTGAGATGTGCCAGACCGGGGACTCCATCTCGCagtccgcggcggccggcgcgctcAAGAACCTCTCGGCGGTGCCAGAAGTGCGGCAAGCATTGGCCGACGAAGGAATCGTCCGCGTCATGGTCGGCCTACTGGATTGCGGCACCGTGCTCGGCTCCAAGGAGCACGCCGCCGACTGCTTGCAGAACCTCACGTCGAGCAGCGACAGCTTCCGGCGCGCCGTCGTGTCGGACGGCGGGCTCCGCAGCCTGCTCGTGTACCTCGACGGCCCGCTGCCGCAGGAGTCCGCGGTGAGCGCGCTCCGGAACCTGGTGAGCGCGGTGTCCCCCGACAGCCTCGTGTCGCTCGGCGTGCTCCCGCGGCTGGCGCATGTGCTCAGGGTCGGGTCAACCGGcgcgcagcaggcggcggccgcggcgatcTGCAGGATCTCCACCACCACGGACATGAAGCGCGTCGTCGGCGAGCACGGCTGCGTGCCGCTGCTGGTGCGGATGCTGGACGCCAAGTCGAACGGCGCGCGCGAGGTCGCGGCGCAGGCCATGGCGAGCCTCGTGGGCTACCCTCCCAACGCCAGGGAGGTGAGGAGGGACGGCAAGAGCGTGCCATGCCTGGTGCAGCTGCTCGACCCGAGCCCCGCGAACACGGCCAAGAAGTACGCCATCGCGTGCCTCCTGTCGCTCGCCGCGGCCAAGAGGTGCAAGAAGCTGATGATCTCGCACGGCGCCATTGGCTACCTCAAGAAGCTCTCCGACAtggacgtcgccggcgccaagAAGCTTCTGGAGAGGCTGGAGCGCGGCAAGCTGCGCAGCCTCTTCAGTAGGGACTAA
- the LOC127767730 gene encoding U-box domain-containing protein 4-like isoform X2 has protein sequence MSLWKHPAAAGDGEVVETVVELLARVRGMVPPALGAAGAAEGFPGRWKAIAAKLEGLPACLSDLSSHPCFAKNALCRELLQSVAATLAEAAELAARCREPPAAGKLQMQSAIDALAGKLDLNLRDCALLVKTGVLSDAFTPPPPTDEATSTATAAQADVRELLARLQIGHTEAKSRAVDGLLEALNKDEKSVLSVLGRANVAALVQLLTAPATKVREKAATVICQLAESGGCEGLLVSEGALPPLIRLAESGSLLGREKAVITLQRLSMSSDTARAIAGHGGARPLIEMCQTGDSISQSAAAGALKNLSAVPEVRQALADEGIVRVMVGLLDCGTVLGSKEHAADCLQNLTSSSDSFRRAVVSDGGLRSLLVYLDGPLPQESAVSALRNLVSAVSPDSLVSLGVLPRLAHVLRVGSTGAQQAAAAAICRISTTTDMKRVVGEHGCVPLLVRMLDAKSNGAREVAAQAMASLVGYPPNAREVRRDGKSVPCLVQLLDPSPANTAKKYAIACLLSLAAAKRCKKLMISHGAIGYLKKLSDMDVAGAKKLLERLERGKLRSLFSRD, from the coding sequence ATGAGTCTATGGAAGCATCCGGCCGCGGCCGGagacggcgaggtggtggagACGGTGGTCGAGCTGCTCGCGCGCGTCCGGGGGATGGTGCCTCCGGCGCtgggcgcggccggcgcggcggagggctTCCCGGGGCGGTGGAAGGCGATCGCCGCGAAGCTGGAGGGGCTCCCGGCGTGCCTGTCCGACCTGTCCAGCCACCCTTGCTTCGCCAAGAACGCGCTGTGCCGCGAGCTGCTGCAGTCGGTGGCCGCCACgctcgcggaggcggcggagctcgcggCGCGGTGCCGGGAGCCGCCGGCTGCCGGGAAGCTGCAGATGCAGAGCGCCATCGACGCGCTCGCCGGTAAGCTGGACCTCAACCTCCGGGACTGCGCGCTGCTTGTCAAGACCGGCGTGCTGTCCGATGCcttcacgccgccgcctccgaccgacgaggcgacgtcgacggcgacggcggcgcaggcggacGTGCGTGAGCTGCTCGCGAGGCTGCAGATCGGGCACACCGAGGCGAAGAGCCGGGCGGTGGATGGTCTTCTCGAGGCGCTCAACAAGGACGAGAAGAGCGTCCTCTCGGTGCTTGGTCGCGCCAATGTCGCCGCTCTGGTGCAGCTGctcacggcgccggcgaccaagGTGCGGGAGAAGGCCGCCACGGTGATATGCCAGCTTGCGGAGTCCGGCGGCTGCGAGGGGCTACTCGTGTCGGAgggcgcgctgccgccgctcatCCGGTTGGCCGAGTCCGGCAGCCTCCTCGGCCGTGAGAAGGCCGTCATCACGCTGCAGCGCCTATCCATGTCATCTGAcaccgcccgcgccattgccgggCACGGTGGCGCACGCCCGCTCATTGAGATGTGCCAGACCGGGGACTCCATCTCGCagtccgcggcggccggcgcgctcAAGAACCTCTCGGCGGTGCCAGAAGTGCGGCAAGCATTGGCCGACGAAGGAATCGTCCGCGTCATGGTCGGCCTACTGGATTGCGGCACCGTGCTCGGCTCCAAGGAGCACGCCGCCGACTGCTTGCAGAACCTCACGTCGAGCAGCGACAGCTTCCGGCGCGCCGTCGTGTCGGACGGCGGGCTCCGCAGCCTGCTCGTGTACCTCGACGGCCCGCTGCCGCAGGAGTCCGCGGTGAGCGCGCTCCGGAACCTGGTGAGCGCGGTGTCCCCCGACAGCCTCGTGTCGCTCGGCGTGCTCCCGCGGCTGGCGCATGTGCTCAGGGTCGGGTCAACCGGcgcgcagcaggcggcggccgcggcgatcTGCAGGATCTCCACCACCACGGACATGAAGCGCGTCGTCGGCGAGCACGGCTGCGTGCCGCTGCTGGTGCGGATGCTGGACGCCAAGTCGAACGGCGCGCGCGAGGTCGCGGCGCAGGCCATGGCGAGCCTCGTGGGCTACCCTCCCAACGCCAGGGAGGTGAGGAGGGACGGCAAGAGCGTGCCATGCCTGGTGCAGCTGCTCGACCCGAGCCCCGCGAACACGGCCAAGAAGTACGCCATCGCGTGCCTCCTGTCGCTCGCCGCGGCCAAGAGGTGCAAGAAGCTGATGATCTCGCACGGCGCCATTGGCTACCTCAAGAAGCTCTCCGACAtggacgtcgccggcgccaagAAGCTTCTGGAGAGGCTGGAGCGCGGCAAGCTGCGCAGCCTCTTCAGTAGGGACTAA
- the LOC127767735 gene encoding peroxisomal membrane protein 11-1 gives MSTLDATRAELGLVVLYLNKAEARDKICRAIQYGSKFISNGQPGTAQDVDRSTTLARKVFRLLKWVNDLHGLISPPAKGTPLTLVLLGKSKNALLSTFLFLDQFVWLGRTGIYKNKERTDRIVRISLYCWMASSVCAGLVELGELKRLSKSMRKLARELRDTDKYENDQYKSKMKQSDERLLALVKAAMDVVVAVGLLQLSPKKINPRVTGAFGFVTSLISCYQQLPSRAPAIKVKA, from the exons ATGAGCACGTTAGATGCCACGCGAGCAGAGCTCGGCCTTGTTGTTCTGTACTTGAACAAAGCCGAGGCCAGGGACAAGATATGCAGGGCGATCCAATACGGCTCGAAGTTTATCAGTAACGGGCAGCCTGGCACGGCACAGGATGTCGACAGGTCCACCACCCTTGCTCGCAAAGTTTTCCGGCTTCTCAAG TGGGTCAATGATCTGCATGGTCTTATCAGCCCTCCTGCTAAGGGGACTCCTCTTACACTGGTCTTGCTTGGGAag TCCAAAAATGCGCTGCTCTCGACTTTCTTGTTCCTGGACCAATTTGTATGGTTGGGAAGAACAGGGATATACAAG AACAAGGAGCGCACAGACCGGATTGTAAGGATATCCCTCTACTGCTGGATGGCCTCTTCAGTCTGTGCAGGGCTAGTTGAG CTTGGAGAGCTTAAGAGGCTATCAAAATCAATGAGGAAGCTGGCGAGAGAGCTAAGGGATACTGACAAATATGAG AATGACCAGTACAAGAGCAAGATGAAACAGTCGGATGAACGGCTGCTAGCACTGGTGAAGGCGGCCATGGATGTTGTGGTGGCCGTAGGGCTTCTTCAGCTGTCACCCAAGAAGATCAATCCAAGGGTAACAGGGGCATTTGGATTCGTCACCTCACTCATTTCCTGCTATCAG CAACTTCCATCTCGTGCTCCCGCTATCAAAGTGAAGGCATGA
- the LOC127767731 gene encoding riboflavin biosynthesis protein PYRD, chloroplastic-like, protein MRPYRNHLAFYHTNGSLDWGSLLCATDMASSLVSRTHLTPRPAAAASTASPCSARFAVRRRRGLVGGVRCQAQASDMDGHYMRRCVELARKAAGHTSPNPMVGCVVVRDGRVVGEGFHPKAGQPHAEVFALRDAGDLAENATAYVSLEPCNHYGRTPPCTEALINAKVKDVVVGMTDPNPIVASKGIERLRSAGIDVRLCVDEEASCRKLNEAYIHRMLTGKAFATLRTTLSMNGVVINQIGSGADQPEGYYSQLLKEYDGVIISSNFAKTNTLPVSREAGAKQPLYIIIAQGENSQLNIPFLKEERAAEAVVLSDSPITVESAGVDVLVLDQMNLDAILQLLAQRGLCSVLVDFREAGGGIASLLNNFQDDKLVQKVVVELLPVWAVSKGPSDLAFGGSQSFPLKDVEHSEVNGCVLLQGYV, encoded by the exons ATGAGGCCGTACCGTAACCACCTCGCTTTCTATCACACAAACGGCTCGTTGGATTGGGGGAGTCTCCTCTGCGCGACGGACATGGCCTCCTCGCTCGTCTCGCGCACCCACCTCactccgcgccccgccgccgccgcctcgacggcCTCTCCTTGCAGCGCCCGCTTCGCGgtccggcggcgccgtggcctCGTCGGCGGTGTGCGGTGCCAGGCGCAGGCGAGCGACATGGACGGCCACTACATGCGGCGGTGCGTGGAGCTGGCGCGCAAGGCGGCCGGACACACCAGCCCTAACCCCATGGTCGGCTGTGTCGTTGTCCGCGACGgccgcgtcgtcggcgagggATTCCATCCCAAAGCCGGCCAGCCCCACGCCGAG GTGTTTGCTCTGAGAGATGCTGGGGATTTAGCAGAGAATGCAACAGCCTATGTGAGCTTAGAGCCCTGCAACCATTACGGGCGGACACCTCCCTGCACTGAAGCACTCATCAATGCCAAAGTTAAAGATGTTGTGGTGGGGATGACTGACCCAAATCCTATTGTGGCATCCAAGGGGATTGAAAGGCTCAGAAGCGCCGGGATAGATGTGAGGTTGTGCGTGGATGAAGAAGCGTCATGCCGCAAGCTAAATGAGGCTTACATCCATCGCATGCTTACTGGGAAGGCCTTTGCAACTTTAAG AACTACACTCTCGATGAATGGAGTTGTCATCAATCAGATTGGGAGTGGAGCTGATCAACCAGAAGGATACTACTCGCAGTTATTGAAAGAATACGATGGAGTAATAATTTCAAGCAATTTTGCCAAGACAAATACCTTGCCTGTATCCCGTGAAGCTGGTGCGAAGCAGCCTCTTTATATCATCATAGCGCAGGGCGAAAATTCCCAATTAAACATTCCGTTTCTCAAAGAAGAGCGTGCAGCCGAGGCAGTAGTTCTGTCGGATAGTCCTATCACTGTGGAGTCAGCAGGAGTTGATGTTTTAGTCCTTGATCAGATGAACCTGGATGCCATTCTTCAACTTCTTGCACAACGAGGGCTATGTAGTGTGCTGGTGGATTTCAGGGAGGCTGgaggaggcattgcatcacttCTGAACAATTTTCAGGATGACAAGCTGGTACAGAAGGTTGTTGTGGAGCTCCTGCCTGTCTGGGCGGTCAGCAAAGGGCCGAGCGACCTGGCGTTTGGTGGGAGCCAGTCATTTCCACTGAAGGATGTGGAGCACAGTGAGGTAAATGGATGCGTGCTGCTTCAGGGCTATGTGTAA
- the LOC127767733 gene encoding xyloglucan endotransglucosylase/hydrolase protein 31-like — translation MASESECVAVAEPPHVHLHLHPDGTEPLAHIAVDYCPEACHHASEDGEIHVTYDDRGGARWRSRCRFLPGGAVAATIRAPAGDTAGLNYNLYLSSLEGSRDMDEIDFEFLGHDKCAVQTNFHVAGGGGREQIHVLPFDSSDGFHHYAIAWGADAIEWRIDGELIRREERVAGEPWPEKPMFLYASVWDASHINDGKWTGTYHGRDAPYVCSYRDIRVPLALSLEDEEDPYKCACVGDASAAIAAADAAEQVDAGDAPAAAAAADAAEEVDAGDAPAATAATDVAEQVDAGDVPASAAAADAVKEVDAGAGKD, via the coding sequence ATGGCGTCGGAATCCGAATGCGTCGCCGTTGCTGAGCCGCCGCACGtgcacctgcacctgcaccCCGACGGCACGGAGCCACTGGCCCACATCGCCGTCGACTACTGCCCCGAGGCCTGCCACCACGCCTCCGAGGACGGCGAGATCCACGTCACCTACGacgaccgcggcggcgcgcgctggCGGTCCCGCTGCCGCTTCCTCccaggcggcgccgtcgccgccaccatccgcGCGCCGGCCGGGGACACCGCCGGCCTCAACTACAACCTCTACCTCTCCTCCCTCGAGGGCTCCCGCGACATGGACGAGATCGACTTCGAGTTCCTCGGCCACGACAAGTGCGCCGTGCAGACCAActtccacgtcgccggcggcggcgggagggagcaGATCCACGTCCTCCCGTTCGACTCCTCGGACGGATTCCACCACTACGCCATCGCCTGGGGCGCCGACGCCATCGAGTGGCGCATCGACGGCGAGCTGATCCGGAGGGAggagcgcgtcgccggcgagccgtGGCCGGAGAAGCCCATGTTCCTGTACGCGTCCGTGTGGGACGCCAGCCACATCAACGACGGGAAGTGGACCGGCACCTACCACGGCCGCGACGCGCCATACGTCTGCAGCTACAGGGATATCAGGGTGCCCCTTGCGCTCTCGTTGGAAGACGAGGAAGATCCATACAAGTGTGCATGTGTAGGAGATGCGTCtgctgccatcgccgccgccgatgctgcGGAACAGGTGGATGCTGGAGATgcgcctgctgccgccgccgccgctgatgcTGCGGAAGAGGTGGATGCCGGAGATGCGCCTGCTGCCACCGCGGCCACCGATGTTGCGGAACAGGTGGATGCCGGAGATGTGcctgcttccgccgccgccgctgatgcTGTGAAAGAGGTGGACGCCGGAGCTGGTAAAGATTAG